The following are from one region of the Deinococcus betulae genome:
- the dnaG gene encoding DNA primase, producing the protein MGTKEDVRSRLNIADVVGEYVRLTPAGKGRLKGLCPFHKEKSPSFQVDTEQGYFYCFGCKAGGDVFAFVQRTENLSFGDALRKLAEKAGVQVEAKYGERSSRDLYDVNAFALGYFRDSLAGPLGAAPRDYLARRGLTPATIDAFELGFAPDGWDGLLKHARVKGVSERQLLEAGLLTENPESGRVYDRFRARVMFPIRDHLGRLVGFGGRVLDDSKPKYLNTPETEAFRKGELLYGLDKARTGLGSGADLVVVEGYMDVITMHQHGFTGAVASLGTALTAEHAALLERLGAQSLVLLFDRDEAGLKATLSGLDQVLGAKFRVRATSVPSGKDPADTLLAGDDESLRRALASGLDEVRYRVQAAIEKHGTATSEGKRRILMELLPRMQNLDPLDEIAEGVRAAACETLGIKPDALMEWIASKAKRRTLTDTHLAGMSTARAEEDRELALLKQLLVDPSLLAKLDGSMPWRNEAVRKVMLAARGAQSPDDILEVFRGQPEEQLLIRLMFEGRDAGTIGRENSQQYEQKVGAYAAAAVDDIQVGLSIDALRAEVDLLKTQVAGAAPTEQLGLLRQIQDLQRAIEAEKRMRRGSA; encoded by the coding sequence ATCGGCACCAAGGAGGACGTTCGTTCGCGGCTGAACATCGCGGACGTGGTGGGCGAATACGTGCGCCTCACCCCGGCCGGCAAGGGCCGCCTGAAGGGCCTGTGCCCCTTTCACAAGGAAAAGAGCCCCAGCTTCCAGGTGGACACCGAGCAGGGCTACTTCTACTGCTTTGGCTGCAAGGCGGGCGGCGACGTGTTTGCCTTTGTGCAGCGCACCGAGAACCTGAGTTTCGGGGACGCCCTGCGCAAACTGGCCGAGAAGGCGGGCGTGCAGGTAGAAGCCAAGTACGGCGAGCGCAGCAGCCGCGACCTGTACGACGTGAACGCCTTTGCCCTGGGCTATTTCCGCGACAGCCTGGCCGGACCCTTGGGCGCGGCGCCCCGCGACTACCTGGCCCGGCGTGGCCTGACCCCGGCGACCATTGACGCCTTTGAACTGGGCTTCGCGCCCGACGGCTGGGACGGCCTGCTCAAGCACGCCCGCGTGAAGGGCGTCAGCGAACGGCAACTGCTGGAGGCCGGCCTGCTGACCGAGAACCCGGAATCTGGCCGCGTGTACGACCGCTTTCGCGCCCGCGTCATGTTTCCTATCCGCGACCATCTGGGCCGGTTGGTGGGCTTTGGGGGCCGCGTACTGGACGACAGCAAACCCAAATACCTGAACACGCCAGAAACCGAGGCGTTCCGCAAGGGTGAACTGCTGTACGGCCTGGATAAAGCCCGCACGGGCCTGGGCAGTGGCGCTGATCTGGTGGTGGTTGAAGGCTACATGGACGTGATTACCATGCACCAGCACGGCTTTACGGGGGCCGTGGCGTCCTTGGGCACCGCCCTGACCGCCGAACACGCCGCGCTGCTGGAACGCCTGGGCGCCCAGAGCCTCGTGCTGCTGTTTGACCGCGACGAGGCGGGGCTGAAAGCCACCCTCTCGGGGCTGGATCAGGTGCTGGGGGCCAAATTCCGGGTGCGCGCCACCTCGGTGCCCAGCGGGAAAGACCCCGCCGACACCCTGCTGGCCGGCGATGACGAGAGCCTGCGCCGCGCCCTGGCCAGTGGCCTGGACGAGGTGCGTTACCGCGTGCAGGCTGCCATTGAAAAACACGGCACCGCCACCAGCGAGGGCAAGCGCCGCATTCTGATGGAACTGCTGCCCCGCATGCAGAACCTCGACCCCCTGGATGAGATTGCCGAGGGGGTGCGGGCGGCCGCCTGCGAAACGCTGGGCATCAAGCCCGACGCCCTGATGGAATGGATTGCCAGCAAGGCCAAACGCCGCACGCTGACCGACACCCACCTGGCGGGCATGAGCACCGCCCGCGCCGAGGAAGACCGCGAGCTGGCGCTGCTAAAGCAACTGCTGGTGGACCCGAGTCTGCTGGCCAAGCTGGACGGTTCCATGCCCTGGCGCAACGAGGCGGTGCGTAAGGTCATGCTGGCGGCGCGCGGCGCCCAGAGCCCCGACGACATTCTGGAAGTGTTCCGGGGACAGCCAGAGGAGCAACTGCTGATTCGCCTGATGTTTGAGGGGCGAGATGCGGGCACTATTGGCCGGGAGAACAGCCAGCAGTACGAGCAGAAGGTGGGGGCCTATGCGGCGGCGGCGGTGGACGACATTCAGGTGGGGCTGAGTATTGACGCGCTGCGGGCCGAGGTGGATTTGCTCAAGACGCAGGTGGCGGGGGCGGCGCCCACAGAGCAGCTGGGGCTGCTGCGGCAGATTCAGGATTTGCAGCGGGCGATTGAGGCGGAGAAGCGGATGCGGCGGGGGAGTGCGTAG
- a CDS encoding cupin domain-containing protein, translating into MTSSYKVSQSDTTHGPEGEHHLIRGEQSSMRLWHREEPSGEKPETMNEYETLGYVIEGRAELTVDGQTIALAPGDSYRVPMNAPHTYRILETLTAVEVTSPPTEK; encoded by the coding sequence ATGACCAGCAGCTACAAAGTCAGCCAGAGCGACACGACCCACGGCCCTGAGGGCGAGCACCACCTGATTCGCGGCGAGCAGAGCAGCATGCGCCTGTGGCACCGCGAGGAGCCCAGCGGCGAGAAGCCCGAAACCATGAACGAGTACGAGACGCTGGGCTACGTCATTGAAGGCCGCGCCGAGCTGACCGTGGACGGCCAGACCATTGCGCTGGCGCCCGGCGATTCCTACCGCGTGCCCATGAACGCGCCGCACACCTACCGCATTCTGGAAACGCTGACGGCCGTGGAAGTCACCAGCCCGCCCACCGAGAAGTAA
- a CDS encoding type 1 glutamine amidotransferase domain-containing protein, whose amino-acid sequence MSDQTGKPLAGKVIAILAADGVEQVELVKPREALEAAGATTHLISLKPGQIQSMEGDITPKDKYDVDHTVTQANPSDYDGLLLPGGTVNPDKLRLDAYAMQFVRAFYDHGQPIAAICHGPWSLSETGIAKGLKMTSWPSLKHELGLAGAEWVDKEVVVDRGIVTSRKPDDIPAFIKKMIEEFQEGDHSSKR is encoded by the coding sequence ATGAGCGACCAGACAGGGAAGCCGCTGGCCGGCAAAGTGATTGCCATTCTCGCCGCCGACGGGGTGGAGCAGGTGGAATTGGTGAAACCCAGAGAGGCGCTGGAAGCCGCTGGGGCCACCACCCACCTGATCAGCCTGAAGCCAGGCCAGATTCAGAGTATGGAAGGCGACATCACGCCCAAAGACAAATACGACGTGGACCACACGGTCACGCAGGCCAACCCCAGTGACTACGACGGCCTGCTGCTGCCCGGCGGCACCGTCAACCCCGACAAGCTGCGGCTGGACGCTTACGCCATGCAGTTTGTGCGCGCCTTCTATGACCACGGCCAGCCCATTGCCGCTATCTGTCACGGACCCTGGAGCCTGAGCGAAACGGGCATTGCCAAGGGGCTGAAGATGACCAGTTGGCCCAGCCTGAAGCACGAGCTGGGGCTGGCGGGTGCGGAGTGGGTGGACAAGGAAGTCGTGGTGGACCGGGGCATTGTGACCAGCCGGAAGCCGGACGACATTCCCGCTTTCATCAAAAAAATGATTGAAGAGTTTCAGGAAGGGGACCACAGCAGCAAGCGGTGA
- the gcvP gene encoding aminomethyl-transferring glycine dehydrogenase encodes MTPNLQRTSLTDLLQTADFTDRHIGPTDAEQDEMLQGLGVGSLDELSDSTLPESIRFDGELQVGGPVTEAQALADLKAVAQKNKVFRSYIGMGYHGTHTPGVVLRNLLENPGWYTAYTPYQAEISQGRLEMLLNFQQAIMDLTAMPVCNASLLDEATAAAEAMTLAKRAGKSKGNTLYVAQDVHPQTLDVIKTRAEYFGYDIVTGPADAELPDGTFAALVQTPGTYGDLHDLSPIAERVHAAGGLLIAATDLLASAAVKPVGEMGADIVIGSAQRFGVPMGFGGPHAAFLACQKTFERSMPGRVIGVSKDARGHTAYRMAMQTREQHIRREKATSNICTAQALLANMAAAYAVYHGPKGIGTIAERVSRLTGILAKALTDAGLTVNAAFFDTLSFEGDAASIRERAEAKGLNLRYEVGRISVSLDETVTVTDLSDLIEAITGQQADVLALDPQAVDGIPGDLKRTTDYLTHPVFNTHHSEHGMLRYLKSLENKDYSLTHGMIPLGSCTMKLNATTEMIPVTWPEFGQLHPFAPADQTEGYAEMLAELEAWLADITGYDAVSLQPNSGAQGEYAGLLVIRKYHEARGESHRTVCLIPASAHGTNPASAAMMGMQVVVVKTDADGNIDMDDLKAQAEKHSANLGALMITYPSTHGVYEERVTEACELIHQHGGQVYLDGANMNAQVGLTKPGLIGSDVSHLNLHKTFAIPHGGGGPGMGPIGVKAHLAPYLPNHVVRAVNESETGAVSAAPYGSASILPISYLYIRLLGAQGLKKATQVALLNANYIAQGLKGAYPVLYTGRNERVAHECIIDLRPLKQATGVTEEDVAKRLMDYGFHAPTMSFPVPGTLMIEPTESEPKAELDRFIQAMLGIRREIQDVQDELIAAADSPLKHAPHTQADLIAEDWNRVYSRETAAYPTSTQKAWKYWPAVNRVDNVYGDRNFVCSCPPVEEYVEA; translated from the coding sequence ATGACCCCCAATCTTCAGAGAACCAGCCTCACCGACCTGCTGCAAACCGCCGACTTTACGGACCGCCACATTGGCCCCACCGACGCCGAACAGGACGAGATGCTTCAGGGGCTGGGTGTAGGCAGCCTGGATGAACTGAGCGATTCCACCCTGCCCGAAAGCATCCGCTTTGACGGCGAGCTGCAGGTGGGCGGCCCCGTGACCGAGGCCCAGGCGTTGGCCGACCTGAAAGCCGTGGCGCAGAAGAACAAGGTGTTCCGCAGCTACATCGGCATGGGCTACCACGGCACGCACACGCCGGGCGTCGTGCTGCGCAACCTGCTGGAAAACCCCGGCTGGTACACCGCCTACACCCCCTACCAGGCCGAGATTTCGCAGGGCCGCCTGGAAATGCTGCTGAACTTCCAGCAGGCCATCATGGACCTGACCGCCATGCCGGTGTGTAACGCTTCTCTGCTGGACGAGGCCACCGCCGCCGCCGAGGCCATGACCCTGGCCAAGCGCGCGGGCAAGAGCAAGGGCAACACCCTGTATGTGGCGCAGGACGTACACCCCCAGACGCTGGATGTCATCAAGACCCGCGCCGAATATTTTGGCTACGACATCGTGACCGGCCCCGCCGACGCCGAGCTGCCCGACGGCACCTTCGCCGCGCTGGTGCAGACCCCCGGCACCTACGGCGACCTGCACGACCTCTCCCCTATTGCCGAGCGCGTGCATGCGGCAGGCGGCCTGCTGATTGCCGCCACCGACCTGCTGGCGAGCGCGGCAGTCAAGCCCGTGGGCGAGATGGGCGCCGACATCGTGATTGGCAGCGCCCAGCGCTTTGGCGTGCCGATGGGCTTTGGTGGCCCTCACGCGGCGTTCCTGGCCTGCCAGAAGACCTTCGAGCGTTCCATGCCCGGCCGCGTGATTGGCGTCAGCAAGGACGCGCGCGGCCATACCGCCTACCGCATGGCGATGCAGACCCGCGAGCAGCACATCCGCCGCGAGAAGGCCACCAGCAACATCTGCACCGCGCAGGCGCTGCTGGCGAACATGGCCGCCGCCTACGCCGTGTACCACGGCCCGAAAGGCATTGGAACGATTGCCGAGCGCGTCAGCCGCCTGACCGGCATTCTGGCCAAGGCACTGACCGACGCGGGCCTGACGGTGAATGCCGCCTTCTTCGACACCCTGAGCTTTGAAGGTGACGCGGCCAGCATCCGCGAGCGGGCCGAGGCCAAGGGCCTGAACCTGCGTTACGAGGTCGGCCGCATCTCGGTCAGCCTGGATGAGACCGTGACGGTGACCGACCTGAGCGACCTGATCGAAGCCATTACCGGGCAGCAGGCCGACGTGCTGGCGCTGGACCCTCAGGCGGTAGACGGCATTCCTGGGGACCTCAAGCGCACCACGGACTACCTCACCCACCCGGTCTTCAACACTCACCACAGCGAACACGGCATGCTGCGCTACCTCAAGTCCCTGGAGAACAAGGACTACAGCCTGACGCACGGCATGATTCCGCTGGGCTCCTGCACCATGAAGCTGAACGCCACCACGGAAATGATTCCCGTGACCTGGCCGGAGTTTGGGCAGCTGCACCCCTTTGCCCCCGCCGACCAGACCGAGGGCTACGCCGAGATGCTGGCGGAACTGGAAGCGTGGCTGGCCGACATTACCGGCTACGACGCTGTGTCCCTGCAGCCCAATAGCGGCGCCCAGGGCGAGTACGCGGGTCTGCTGGTTATTCGCAAGTACCATGAGGCGCGCGGTGAGAGCCACCGCACCGTCTGCCTGATTCCGGCCAGCGCCCACGGCACCAACCCTGCCAGCGCCGCCATGATGGGTATGCAGGTGGTTGTGGTGAAAACGGACGCTGACGGCAACATCGACATGGACGACCTGAAGGCGCAGGCCGAGAAGCACAGCGCCAACCTGGGCGCCCTGATGATCACCTACCCCAGCACCCACGGCGTGTACGAGGAGCGCGTGACCGAAGCCTGCGAGCTGATTCACCAGCACGGCGGGCAGGTGTACCTGGACGGCGCGAACATGAACGCCCAGGTGGGCCTGACCAAGCCCGGCCTGATCGGCAGCGACGTGAGCCACCTGAACCTGCACAAGACGTTCGCCATTCCCCACGGCGGCGGCGGCCCCGGCATGGGCCCCATTGGCGTGAAGGCGCACCTGGCCCCCTACCTGCCCAACCACGTTGTGCGCGCTGTGAACGAGAGCGAGACGGGCGCCGTGAGCGCTGCGCCGTATGGCAGCGCCAGCATCCTGCCCATTTCTTACCTGTACATTCGCCTGCTGGGCGCGCAGGGGCTGAAGAAGGCCACGCAGGTCGCCCTGCTGAACGCCAACTACATTGCCCAGGGCCTCAAAGGCGCCTACCCCGTGCTGTACACCGGGCGCAACGAGCGCGTGGCGCACGAATGCATCATTGATCTGCGCCCACTAAAACAGGCCACGGGCGTGACCGAAGAAGACGTGGCCAAGCGCCTGATGGACTACGGCTTCCACGCCCCCACCATGAGCTTCCCCGTGCCCGGCACGCTGATGATTGAGCCGACGGAAAGCGAACCCAAGGCCGAGCTGGACCGCTTTATTCAGGCCATGCTGGGTATTCGCCGCGAGATTCAGGATGTGCAGGACGAACTGATTGCGGCGGCAGACAGCCCGCTGAAGCACGCGCCCCACACCCAAGCCGACCTGATCGCGGAGGACTGGAACCGCGTGTACAGCCGCGAGACGGCCGCCTACCCCACGAGCACGCAGAAGGCGTGGAAATACTGGCCCGCCGTAAACCGCGTAGACAACGTGTACGGCGATAGGAATTTTGTGTGCAGCTGCCCCCCCGTGGAGGAATACGTCGAGGCGTAA
- the gcvH gene encoding glycine cleavage system protein GcvH yields the protein MTNTPSDLKYAASHEWLSADGTVGITDFAQEQLGDVVYVELPEVGRVIEAGETIAVVESVKTASDIYAPASGTVVAVNEDLRGTPELVNSAPYEGGWLFKLDVTGEGDLMDAGAYTSANN from the coding sequence ATGACGAACACCCCCTCTGACCTGAAATACGCCGCCTCGCACGAATGGCTCTCTGCAGACGGCACCGTGGGCATCACCGACTTTGCGCAGGAACAGCTGGGCGACGTGGTGTATGTCGAGCTGCCCGAAGTGGGCCGTGTGATTGAAGCCGGCGAGACCATTGCGGTTGTAGAGAGCGTGAAGACGGCCAGCGATATTTATGCCCCGGCCAGCGGCACCGTGGTCGCCGTGAACGAGGACCTGAGAGGCACCCCCGAACTGGTCAACAGCGCGCCCTACGAAGGCGGCTGGCTGTTCAAGCTGGACGTGACCGGCGAAGGCGACCTGATGGACGCGGGCGCCTACACCAGCGCGAACAACTGA
- the gcvT gene encoding glycine cleavage system aminomethyltransferase GcvT, which translates to MTDTPQEPLKRTPLHAAHLRAGARMVPFGGWDMPVQYSGLKAEHDAVRTGAGVFDVSHMGEFRVTGEGALAFLQSVTTNDVSKLKAGRAQYNWLPGVQGGLVDDIYIYMVRDGEYLMVVNAGNIAKDWAHLNAHTQGFDVTLTDESDRWGLLAVQGPKTPELLQPHTDTDLSAKKKNAFFQTKLFGFDVWLARTGYTGEDGFEVFAVASEAETVWDKLLAIGLTPAGLGARDTLRLEAGFPLYGHEFSDTIHPLSSTYAWVVKDKAHVGRNHISLAPSQKLVGLRLERVPVREGYPVKVAGQVVGHVTSGTSSPTLGHPIAMALVEAAYATAETFEVEVRGKDHPATRMELPFYKA; encoded by the coding sequence ATGACCGACACCCCCCAAGAGCCGCTGAAGCGGACGCCTCTGCACGCCGCGCACCTGCGCGCCGGGGCCCGCATGGTGCCCTTTGGCGGCTGGGATATGCCGGTGCAGTACAGCGGCCTGAAAGCCGAACACGACGCCGTCCGGACCGGCGCGGGCGTCTTTGACGTGTCGCACATGGGCGAGTTCCGCGTTACCGGCGAAGGCGCCCTGGCCTTCTTGCAGAGCGTGACCACCAATGACGTCAGCAAATTGAAAGCCGGCCGCGCCCAGTACAACTGGCTGCCGGGCGTGCAGGGCGGCCTGGTGGACGACATCTACATCTACATGGTGCGGGACGGCGAGTACCTGATGGTGGTCAATGCGGGCAACATTGCCAAAGACTGGGCACACCTGAACGCCCACACCCAGGGCTTTGACGTCACCCTGACCGATGAAAGCGACCGCTGGGGGCTGCTGGCGGTGCAGGGGCCCAAAACCCCCGAACTGCTGCAACCCCACACCGACACCGATCTGAGCGCCAAGAAGAAGAACGCCTTCTTTCAGACCAAGCTGTTTGGCTTCGACGTCTGGCTGGCCCGCACCGGCTACACCGGCGAGGACGGCTTTGAGGTCTTTGCCGTCGCGAGCGAGGCTGAAACCGTCTGGGACAAGTTGCTGGCCATTGGCCTGACCCCGGCTGGCCTGGGCGCCCGCGATACCCTGCGCCTGGAAGCGGGTTTCCCGCTGTACGGCCACGAGTTCAGTGACACCATTCATCCCCTGTCGAGCACCTACGCCTGGGTGGTCAAAGACAAGGCCCATGTGGGCCGGAACCACATCAGCCTGGCGCCGTCGCAGAAGCTGGTCGGCCTACGGCTGGAGCGCGTGCCGGTGCGCGAAGGCTACCCCGTCAAGGTGGCCGGGCAGGTCGTGGGCCACGTGACCAGCGGTACCAGCAGCCCCACCCTGGGCCACCCGATTGCCATGGCGCTGGTCGAAGCCGCTTACGCCACCGCCGAGACCTTTGAAGTCGAGGTGCGCGGCAAAGACCATCCGGCCACGCGCATGGAATTGCCGTTTTATAAGGCGTAG
- a CDS encoding 2'-5' RNA ligase family protein: MTASHLLALLPPTELAGRVKAFRAAQGIQDAAAVPHVTVKARSGLGDPPSWLGLACAVAAETVPVSLTFGGLRLFGGGRALYLTVQSPSALALHLALLAALKPEQQFSSEGPGMTPHLTLALGRRGVDLNSLFMAAQREFADLAATSLTWTASELVWLRKPGPGAVYLPVEAWPLGGG, encoded by the coding sequence GTGACAGCCTCACACCTCCTGGCGCTGCTGCCCCCGACCGAACTAGCCGGGCGGGTGAAGGCATTCCGCGCCGCACAGGGGATTCAGGACGCAGCGGCGGTGCCGCATGTCACGGTCAAGGCCCGCAGTGGCCTGGGCGATCCCCCGAGTTGGCTGGGTCTGGCGTGTGCCGTGGCAGCTGAAACGGTGCCGGTGTCCCTAACCTTTGGCGGACTGAGGCTGTTCGGGGGTGGACGCGCGCTCTATCTGACGGTGCAGAGTCCCAGTGCCTTGGCCTTACACCTGGCGCTGCTGGCCGCCTTGAAGCCCGAGCAGCAATTCAGTTCAGAAGGACCGGGGATGACGCCCCATCTCACCCTGGCACTGGGCCGGCGGGGCGTGGACCTCAATTCGCTGTTCATGGCTGCTCAGCGCGAGTTTGCCGATCTGGCAGCCACGTCGCTGACCTGGACCGCCTCTGAGTTGGTCTGGCTGCGTAAGCCTGGGCCGGGCGCCGTCTATCTTCCGGTGGAGGCGTGGCCGCTGGGCGGCGGGTAA
- a CDS encoding NUDIX hydrolase, which yields MPTLAQLRELQSIAQAGLTYTRDPYDRERFARLRDLTAELLAEQTGQTPAAVAGLLRVEEGYLTPKVDVRAVVLNDQGEVLLTREASDGRWSLPGGWADPGESPREIAVREVREETGQEVRALRLLSVVDKAKHPHPPDLWAVYKLFLHCELVGAGAGVHQANLETTDSGFFPLDALPPLSLSRNLPEQVRRAVTLVQNPALGVDVD from the coding sequence ATGCCCACCCTGGCCCAGCTGAGAGAACTCCAGAGCATCGCCCAGGCGGGGCTGACCTACACCCGAGACCCCTACGACCGCGAACGCTTCGCGCGCCTACGCGACCTGACCGCTGAGCTGCTGGCCGAGCAGACCGGGCAGACCCCAGCGGCGGTGGCGGGCCTGCTCCGGGTTGAGGAGGGGTATCTCACACCCAAGGTGGATGTTCGGGCCGTCGTACTCAACGACCAAGGTGAGGTGCTGCTGACCCGTGAGGCTTCGGACGGGCGCTGGAGTTTACCGGGCGGCTGGGCCGACCCCGGCGAGAGTCCCCGTGAAATAGCGGTGCGCGAGGTCCGCGAGGAAACGGGCCAGGAGGTGCGGGCCCTGCGGCTGCTGTCTGTCGTGGACAAGGCCAAGCATCCGCACCCGCCGGATCTGTGGGCTGTGTACAAATTGTTCCTGCACTGCGAGCTGGTCGGCGCCGGGGCCGGCGTGCATCAGGCCAACCTCGAAACCACCGACAGCGGGTTTTTTCCGCTGGACGCCCTGCCGCCTCTGAGCCTGAGCCGCAACCTGCCCGAGCAAGTGCGCCGCGCCGTTACGCTGGTCCAGAATCCGGCGCTGGGAGTGGACGTGGACTGA
- a CDS encoding SDR family NAD(P)-dependent oxidoreductase: MTVMVLGATGGIGAATARAFAAAGDTLFLSGRNEARLLTLSRELGAQARATDLGYESHVRALFEGLPATLDTLVYAAGAALPGPLAEADPAQVRAVWNANYFGALWMLKHGLRHLNTGGRVYLLGARPELTTARGFAQYAASKAALARAADIARLEHRSLGFTLVLPPAVDTGLWTQVGRVPKGALAPAAVAQAIVADRAGPPQAELRVES; the protein is encoded by the coding sequence ATGACGGTCATGGTGCTGGGGGCAACGGGCGGAATCGGCGCGGCAACCGCCCGCGCGTTTGCGGCGGCGGGGGACACCCTCTTTCTCTCGGGGCGGAATGAAGCGCGCCTGCTGACCCTCAGCCGTGAACTGGGGGCGCAGGCCAGGGCCACCGATCTGGGCTACGAAAGCCATGTGCGCGCCCTGTTTGAAGGGCTGCCCGCAACGCTGGACACGCTGGTCTATGCGGCGGGCGCCGCCCTCCCTGGCCCGCTGGCCGAGGCTGACCCTGCCCAGGTGCGCGCGGTCTGGAATGCCAACTACTTTGGAGCGCTATGGATGCTTAAGCATGGGCTGCGGCATCTGAACACCGGCGGGCGCGTGTACCTCCTGGGCGCCCGCCCCGAACTGACTACGGCCCGCGGCTTTGCCCAGTACGCCGCCAGCAAGGCGGCCCTGGCCCGCGCTGCTGATATAGCGCGATTGGAACACCGCAGCCTGGGCTTCACGCTGGTGCTGCCCCCAGCGGTGGACACAGGGCTGTGGACGCAGGTGGGCCGCGTACCCAAAGGAGCACTGGCCCCGGCTGCCGTGGCCCAGGCCATTGTGGCCGACCGCGCCGGGCCGCCTCAGGCTGAACTGCGGGTGGAATCCTGA
- a CDS encoding lysoplasmalogenase family protein, with amino-acid sequence MTSWPFRLSAAATVAAGALDQARAHQVAEVSLILTLAAEVLARAPERHPRDTALLLGALSASGLGGFQIATATHLPDPQGHPAGFQRGAAWYALAQALYIGLLWRRGARPHTEHWPLRVTAAGVGLALLWRHDRASLPVLSGYGALLSLMALLAADPRLPPEASSHLRAGGWLFVASDLLILVRRYLLRGGLSRALTEGLMLALYAAAQRRLVDGLLILTHQEQTAQDSTRSSA; translated from the coding sequence ATGACCAGCTGGCCTTTTCGCCTGAGCGCTGCTGCCACCGTGGCGGCGGGTGCACTCGACCAGGCGCGCGCTCATCAAGTGGCCGAGGTCAGCCTGATCCTGACTCTGGCCGCTGAGGTCCTAGCGCGCGCCCCTGAGCGACACCCCCGCGACACCGCCCTGCTGCTGGGCGCCCTGAGCGCGTCGGGGCTGGGCGGGTTCCAGATCGCTACCGCGACGCATCTGCCGGACCCGCAGGGCCACCCCGCCGGTTTCCAGCGCGGCGCGGCGTGGTACGCGCTGGCTCAAGCTCTGTATATCGGTCTGCTGTGGCGACGCGGTGCCCGGCCCCACACGGAGCACTGGCCGCTACGTGTGACCGCAGCTGGGGTCGGTTTAGCGCTGCTGTGGCGCCATGACCGCGCCAGCCTGCCGGTCCTCAGCGGCTACGGCGCCCTATTGTCGCTGATGGCGCTGCTGGCCGCTGACCCGCGCCTCCCCCCAGAGGCGAGCAGCCATCTGCGCGCGGGCGGTTGGCTGTTTGTGGCGTCGGACCTGCTGATTCTGGTGCGGCGCTATCTTCTGCGAGGTGGCCTGAGTCGCGCCCTGACCGAAGGGCTCATGCTGGCTCTGTATGCCGCTGCCCAGCGTCGTCTAGTGGACGGCCTGCTGATCCTAACGCACCAGGAACAGACCGCTCAGGATTCCACCCGCAGTTCAGCCTGA
- a CDS encoding 5-formyltetrahydrofolate cyclo-ligase produces the protein MVPITKAEWRAWARQVRAAQPDVSATITGHLRTFLRAHGAQRVLAYRALSGEPDVAGLADDFELLTTRARFRPQPHLTLHPWDTATELSRFGAWQPPANAPQVPLASVDAVLLPALAYDRRGVRLGYGGGFYDRLLPNFAGLTVGVIPVALLVPALPTEPHDRPAAWLATEHGVQAAQGLSP, from the coding sequence GTGGTCCCTATCACCAAAGCCGAGTGGCGGGCCTGGGCCAGGCAGGTCCGCGCGGCGCAGCCAGACGTGTCGGCTACTATCACGGGTCACCTCCGCACTTTTCTGCGCGCCCACGGCGCCCAGCGGGTGCTGGCCTACCGCGCCCTAAGCGGCGAGCCGGATGTGGCAGGGCTGGCCGACGACTTCGAGCTTCTCACCACCCGCGCCCGCTTTCGGCCGCAGCCGCATCTGACCCTGCACCCCTGGGACACCGCCACCGAACTCAGCCGCTTTGGCGCCTGGCAACCGCCGGCCAACGCGCCGCAGGTGCCGCTGGCCAGCGTAGACGCGGTGCTGCTGCCCGCCCTGGCTTATGACCGGCGCGGCGTGCGCCTGGGCTACGGAGGCGGCTTCTATGACCGCCTGTTACCCAACTTTGCCGGTCTGACGGTGGGGGTCATCCCCGTTGCGCTGCTGGTGCCCGCGCTGCCCACCGAGCCACATGACCGCCCAGCGGCGTGGCTGGCCACCGAGCACGGCGTGCAGGCGGCTCAGGGACTCTCCCCATGA